The genomic DNA GCGACCGGCAGCTGCGCCAGCACCTGCTGGTTGGTCCGGTGCTGCTTGTCGGCGCGGATGACGATCTTGTACTGCTGTCCGGCCTCCGCGTACTTGGCGGTTTTTACCTCGACGCCCTGGACGAGCATGTACATGGCGTTGGCGGCGTCGACGGCGTTGACGCCGAGGTCCGCCGCCCGCTGCCGGTCCACCCGCATCCCGAGTTGGGGGGCCCCGCTCACGAGCGACGACCGCGCATCCACCACCCCCGGGATCGCGCCCAGGAGCTTGAGGCCCTCGTCGCCCACGCGCGTTAGGACGGCGAGGTCCGGACCGCTGACGACGTAGTCGACCGGCTGGAAGCCGCCGCTGCCGCCGAACTCGGAGGTCGCCTCGACCTGCGCCTGCAGCCCCAGGTACGCGTAGCGGGAGAGAATCCCGTCTCGAATCAGGCCGTACATCGCCTGCTGGCTGACCGACCGCTTGTCGAGGTCGACCATCTTCACGAAGATCGTGAAGCGGTTCGGCGTATGCTGGGAGTCGTCGCCGGCGGTCACGATTGTGTAGTCGACGCCCGGGAGGTGGCGGATCTCAACGGCGAGTTGCGTGCCGAACCGGCTGGCGGCGTCGAGCGTCCATCCCTCCGGCGCCCGCACGACGACCTCGAGCTGGGACTGGTCGTCTTCCGGCAGGAAATTCTTGTGGACCGCCGCGCCGAGCGGCGCGATGCTCACCAGGGTCAGCAGCGTGAGGACCACCACGACCCAGCGCCGCCTCAGCGCCCATTCCAGCAGCCGGTGATACCCGCGGTCGAGCGCGCCGTAGAGCCGGCCGCGTTGCGCCGTTGCGTCCGCGCCCACGCCGGTATCGATGGCGAGGGCGGTGGCGCCGGGCGCGCCCGCCGACGGAGCAGGTCCGGCCGGCCCGCGGCCCGTACGGCCGCCTGCCCGTCCACCCAGCCAGCGGGCGGACAGCGACGGGGTCAGCGTGAAGCTCACCACCAGGGAGACCGCGATCGCGAACGCCATCGTCCAGCCGAAGCTCTTCATGAACTGGCCGACGATCCCGCTCATGAAGGCGAGGGGCAGGAACACCGCGATCAGGCTCATGGTGGTCGCGGTCACCGCCGGGCCGATTTCGCGCGTCCCCTCGACGGCCGCCTGGACCGGCGAGAGGCCCTTCTCTTTCATCAAGCGGTAGATGTTCTCGAGGACGACGATCGCGTCGTCGATGACGATACCCACGACCAGCGCCAGCGCGAGCAGGGTGATCATGTTGAGCGTCATGCCGAGGGCGGCGATCAGCGCGAACGTGCTGATGATCGACGTAGGAATGGCGAGCGCCGCGATGATCGTCGGCCGCCAGCTCCGGAGGAACAGCAGGACGACGAACGCGGCCAGGATCGACCCGACGATCAGGTGCTCCTGCACCGCGGCCGTCGACGCCTTCACGAACACGGACTGGTCGCGCACGACGCGCAGATCGTACCCGGCCGGCAGCAGCGGCGTCGTCGCACGGAGCCGCGCCTTGAGCGCGTCCACGACGTTCACGGTGTTCGCGCCCGACTGTTTCGTGATCTCGAGCAGCACCGCCGGGGTGCCGTTGATGTTGGCCGTCGTGACCGGCTCCGCGGCGCCGTCTTCGATGGTGGCGACGTCCCCGAGGGTCACGGGCCGGCCGGCGCGCGTCGTGAGTCCCACGGTCGCGAGCTCGCGCGGGGAGGTGACGCGGCTGAGGGCCCGCAGGGTGACCTGCGTATTGCCCCGGTCCAAGTTGCCCGCGGGGAGCTGCACGTTCTGGTTCTGCACGGCCGTGAGCACGCTGTTGGCCGCCAGATCGTACGCCGCAAGCCTGTCCGGATCGACCCAGACGTTGATCTGCCGCGCCTGGCCGCCGGTGAGCGTCACCTGCCCGACGCCCGAGATCCCCTCAAGCTGGGGCTTCAGCACTTTGTCGGCGTACTCGGTGAGATCGCGGACCGGCCGGTTGGCCGACAGCGACACGGTCATCACAGGAATTGCGCTCGGATCGAACTTGAAGACCGTCGGCGGATCGATTCCCGCCGGGAGGTCCGGGATGGCGTTGATCTTGTTTTGGACGTCCTGGGCCGCGACGTCGATGTTCTTTTCCAGGACGAACTGGATCGCCACGATCGAGACGCCCTCGGCCGACGTCGACTGTGTGTGGTCGATGCCGTTCACCGAGCTCACCGCGTCTTCGATCTTGTTGGTGACGTCGCTCTCGATCTCTTCCGGCGAGGCGCCCGGATCGGCGGTCGTGACGATCACAAACGGAATGTCGACGTTCGGGAAGCGCTCGACTTTGAGTCCGGAGTAAGAAAACGCGCCCAGGAAGACCATCGCCAGGACGATCACCGACGCGAGGACGGGGCGGCGGACGGACAGGCCGGCAAGCCACTGCATGACGGGTCTCTCTCCTCCGCCTAGCGGCCGCGGAGCGCGACCGGCTGATTGTCGGTCAGCGCGTCCTGCCCCTCGACGACGATCTGCTCGCCCGCGGACAAGCCGGAGGCCACGTCGACCATGCCGTCGTGGTGCGCGCCCAAGGTGAGGGGCCGCCGGATCGCGCGGCCGTCGCGCACGACGAAGACCATGGGGCCCGACGCCGCCGTCACGACGGCCCCTTCCGGAATCTGCAGCACGTTGTGCCGCACGCCGACCGTGACCGCGCCGCGGGCGAACATCCCGGGCCGCAGGACCCCGTTCGTGTTGTGGACGCGGATCCGCACGCCGAAGGTCCGGCTGGCCGGATCCGCCGCCGGCCGAATCTCCTGCACCCGCCCCTGGAACGTCTGCCCCGGCAGCCCGTCCACGGCGAGCACCGAGTCCTGTCCCGGCTGCAGCTCGAACCGATGCTGCGCGGGCACGATGAACTCCGCGTACACGTCGTCGACCTGGCTCAGCACGAGCAGCGGGTTGCTCGACGTCGTCGCGGGCGACACGATCTGACCCGGCTCGACGTCGCGCTTGGTGATCGTCCCGTCGAACGGCGCGTAGATGGTCGCATCGCGCAGCTGGACCTGCGTCGCCGCGAGCGCCGCCTCCGCCTGGGCCAGTTGCGCCCGCGCGGCCTGGATGTCTTCCTCACGTGAGCCGATGTGCACGAGGCTCGCGGTCTGCACCGCGGAGTCGTATGCCGCCTGCGCCTGGGCCGCCTGTGCCTGGGCCACGCGCAGCTGCGTCGTCGCCTGGTCGAGGTCCTGTTGGGCAATGGCGCCCTGCGCCTGGAGCGAGCGGTCCCGATCCACCGTCATCTGCGCCCACCGCACCGACGCCTGCGCGGAGTCCACGTTGGCCCGGGCCTGCCGCACGGCGTCCGTGCTCTGCTGCCGCTCCTGCGGCCGGGCGCCGGTCACGACTTTCTGCAGTTGCGCGCGGGCGGCCGCCGCGCTCGCCTGCGCCTCTGCCTGCTGGACGAGGATGTCGCTCGCATCCAGCCGTAGGAGCGGCGTGCCCGCCGCGACCCGCATCCCCTCGTCCACGAGGACCGCGGCCACGCGGCCGGACAATTTGGAGCCGAGCTTCGCATCCCGGATGCTCGTCACGGTTCCGGTCGCGAGGACCCGCGTCACCACGTCGCCGGCCTTGGCGGCGACCGCCGTGACCGATACAGGATCGGCCGCGGCGGCGGCCGTGCTCCTCGAGGAGGCCGGGTGGCCGAGGCTCCGGACCACCATGGTCGAGGCCAGCGCGGCCACCAGTACGGCACCAACGATCACAACACGCGTGCGCATCTCTGTTTCCCCCATCGCTCCGTGCCCGCGGGCTCCCCGCCCCGGGCGACGCGTAATACCGCCGGATCAACGCGCCGGCGTCTTCACCCGGGCGGCATCGGGCCGCCACGGCTTGGTCTCGGCGCGCCAGCCGGTCAGCAGGTCGCGGACCATCTTGTCCACGAGGTAGGCGCCGGTTTCGCGGCCGTTCGGAATCATGCCGGCCATCGCCAGCGTGACGAGGCCGTGGGTTGCGCCCCACAAGATCACGACTTTCCAGGACAGGCTCTCCAGATCCGCATCCCGCCCGCCGAGCGCCCGCTCCAGGCCGTCCCGCACGGTCAGGAAGATTTCACGGGTCTCCGGAAAGGGCTCATCCGGGGGAATCTCCGCGGAGCGCGACCGGAAGAACCGATGCCACTCCTCGCGGTCGTGCACTTCGTCGAACGGGCGGTGGCGCGGCGGAGACGACGGCTCGTCCTGCCGGTCCTTGGGTCCGGCGATGTACGGACGGACCATGCAGGCTTCGAACGCGGTCTCCCCCTGCATCCCGAGATGCATCTCGGGATGCGCGACCGCGAAGGCCCAGTAGGCCCGTCCGATCGCGAGCAGAGCCGCGACCGGGTCCTTCTCCGCGTCGCGCGCCGCCCGCATCCCCGCGAGCATCGCGCGAAAGCCTTCGCGCAGCAACTCGACGACAATCTGCTCCTTGCTGTTGAAGTGTTCGTAAATGACGGGCGGACTGTACTCGATCTTCTCCGCGACCCGCCGGATCGTGACCGCGGGCCAGCCCTCGGCGGCCGCGATCTCACGCGCGGCGTCCAAAATCGCCCGGCGTAGCCCCTCGCGCTCCCGCTGCCGCCGTTCCCTTACGCCCATAATATAATATCACCCCGATAATTAATCTAACATCGTTAGAAAATGAAGTCAAGAGGTGTATGCGACCCGCCCCGCTCCGCGCGGGCTATGGGCCC from bacterium includes the following:
- a CDS encoding helix-turn-helix domain-containing protein, translating into MGVRERRQREREGLRRAILDAAREIAAAEGWPAVTIRRVAEKIEYSPPVIYEHFNSKEQIVVELLREGFRAMLAGMRAARDAEKDPVAALLAIGRAYWAFAVAHPEMHLGMQGETAFEACMVRPYIAGPKDRQDEPSSPPRHRPFDEVHDREEWHRFFRSRSAEIPPDEPFPETREIFLTVRDGLERALGGRDADLESLSWKVVILWGATHGLVTLAMAGMIPNGRETGAYLVDKMVRDLLTGWRAETKPWRPDAARVKTPAR
- a CDS encoding efflux RND transporter periplasmic adaptor subunit yields the protein MRTRVVIVGAVLVAALASTMVVRSLGHPASSRSTAAAAADPVSVTAVAAKAGDVVTRVLATGTVTSIRDAKLGSKLSGRVAAVLVDEGMRVAAGTPLLRLDASDILVQQAEAQASAAAARAQLQKVVTGARPQERQQSTDAVRQARANVDSAQASVRWAQMTVDRDRSLQAQGAIAQQDLDQATTQLRVAQAQAAQAQAAYDSAVQTASLVHIGSREEDIQAARAQLAQAEAALAATQVQLRDATIYAPFDGTITKRDVEPGQIVSPATTSSNPLLVLSQVDDVYAEFIVPAQHRFELQPGQDSVLAVDGLPGQTFQGRVQEIRPAADPASRTFGVRIRVHNTNGVLRPGMFARGAVTVGVRHNVLQIPEGAVVTAASGPMVFVVRDGRAIRRPLTLGAHHDGMVDVASGLSAGEQIVVEGQDALTDNQPVALRGR
- a CDS encoding efflux RND transporter permease subunit; protein product: MQWLAGLSVRRPVLASVIVLAMVFLGAFSYSGLKVERFPNVDIPFVIVTTADPGASPEEIESDVTNKIEDAVSSVNGIDHTQSTSAEGVSIVAIQFVLEKNIDVAAQDVQNKINAIPDLPAGIDPPTVFKFDPSAIPVMTVSLSANRPVRDLTEYADKVLKPQLEGISGVGQVTLTGGQARQINVWVDPDRLAAYDLAANSVLTAVQNQNVQLPAGNLDRGNTQVTLRALSRVTSPRELATVGLTTRAGRPVTLGDVATIEDGAAEPVTTANINGTPAVLLEITKQSGANTVNVVDALKARLRATTPLLPAGYDLRVVRDQSVFVKASTAAVQEHLIVGSILAAFVVLLFLRSWRPTIIAALAIPTSIISTFALIAALGMTLNMITLLALALVVGIVIDDAIVVLENIYRLMKEKGLSPVQAAVEGTREIGPAVTATTMSLIAVFLPLAFMSGIVGQFMKSFGWTMAFAIAVSLVVSFTLTPSLSARWLGGRAGGRTGRGPAGPAPSAGAPGATALAIDTGVGADATAQRGRLYGALDRGYHRLLEWALRRRWVVVVLTLLTLVSIAPLGAAVHKNFLPEDDQSQLEVVVRAPEGWTLDAASRFGTQLAVEIRHLPGVDYTIVTAGDDSQHTPNRFTIFVKMVDLDKRSVSQQAMYGLIRDGILSRYAYLGLQAQVEATSEFGGSGGFQPVDYVVSGPDLAVLTRVGDEGLKLLGAIPGVVDARSSLVSGAPQLGMRVDRQRAADLGVNAVDAANAMYMLVQGVEVKTAKYAEAGQQYKIVIRADKQHRTNQQVLAQLPVASSTTGVASLEQVVSSSYGTGPSEISHYNRRRQVELTANLLPGASQAAVLQQLDRKIRGLGLGPAYDMTFTGQALEQGRQAAAFMTSFMLSFVFMYLVLAAQFESWIHPVTILLSLPLTVPFALLSILFLHGSLNILSQLGILVLFGVVKKNAILQIDRANHLQAAGLDRKAAIIQASRDRLRPILMTTIAFVAGMIPLAISRGVGAETNRAMSSVIIGGQVLSLLLTLVAIPVIYTYFDELQRTGVGRRLGRALGRLLATVFGRRRPSGETPRSSAGAETPDRVRVGAGRSGGAD